The following is a genomic window from Chitinispirillum alkaliphilum.
AGAGTGACTGTATAGAAATATTCAACCCTGAAGAATGGAACTTTCAGAATACTACAAAGGCTTCGGATATAAGGAGTGGTGCCCAAAAATGTGATTTGGTTTTTTCTTTGCAGAATATACCAAAAATTGACCTCCGATCTCTTGTAAGTCACAAAACGAGCTATTCACAGTTGAGCCGAAATGTCGATTCTGACCGGGGAGTAGACAAAGGCGAAGAGGTCGGTGTGGTTGAAGTTATAAATTCACCAGAGCTGCTACCCACTGCTACTCCTGTTCTTCCCGGGGGAGCAGCAACAGGGGATGCTCTTCATGCTGCTGTCGAAGAGATATTTAACAAAGAAGACCTCATGAAATGTATTGAAAATAGTGATGAGCTGAAAGGGGTTGTTGGTAAGTATCTTGAACGCAATGGCGTACTGAAACGTATTTGGATACAAAATAAGAAAGAAACTAAAGTTAAAATTGAAGAGATGGAAAAAAGAGCGATCACTTATGCTTCTGTATGCATAAAAACGCCCTATTGTCTGAAATCGGGCTTGACAAAGACAGAGGCGTTATTCTGGCCCATCTCAGCAAAAATTCTCGTGTTCCGGAGATGGAGTTTCTTCTAAGTTCTGAACCACACTGGGTAGGAGGCTTTATGGATCTTGTGTTCAGAATTCCACAGATCAATGCAGAGCATCCTTGGCGGTACTATGTGCTTGATTGGAAAAGTGATGTGCTGAAAAATTATGATCGTGATTCACTTGAAACTTGTATGGAGCAGCGCCATTACAATCTTCAGGCGAGAATCTATAGCCATGCTTTAGACAAGTATCTAAAAGGGATAGTGGGTGAAGCCTATATA
Proteins encoded in this region:
- a CDS encoding Exodeoxyribonuclease V beta chain — encoded protein: MDLVFRIPQINAEHPWRYYVLDWKSDVLKNYDRDSLETCMEQRHYNLQARIYSHALDKYLKGIVGEAYIPQQNLGGAVYLFLRGFNEITLETPCLFRGASPEEDAAYTKDLITKMAGSSVL